TCAAGCGGAACATTACAGTGCTGAGCTTCGTTTCCACCGCGGGAGGAGGGGTTTCGTTGGTGGACATTTCGTGTCATGCGTTAGAGGAGAATGACAGCAAATTGAGTGCTTACCCGCTAGATGTTTTGCCAAATTGGGGAACACACTACCAGTAAATCAACTGCAGTGGTGATGATTTGAGTAATAGATTTTAGTATTATGGCCCGTGTTGTGAAAGTGTTTCGGACGCTACGGAATCACTGGAAGAAGTCCACATTtgcagtgtgtgtcctgtcgTACGGTGGCCACTGGTTGTATGGAAAACATAGGTGGGTTATCCTTGGACGCTAGTTTGCCGCTGTGGCTactgtgttttatttgatttcctTCTCTAGTACCCCAGGTAGTTTGCTGCGCTGTCAGTATTTGCATTGTTTTGAAATGTATGTGTTAGTGCTTagtcaaatgtttgttttgcagaACAGACATAGAATTTTAATTGACTCATTATTTGAAGGACAAAATAGCCTATTAGTGATAGCACATAGTAACCTTAAGTGCCACCAGCATTTCGTACACGTGCAGTTTGGATTCAGATTCAAATTGATCTGTGGTGGTTGAAGGATTGCTGCCGGTTTTTTTTGCTGTGTCTGAATCAGTCCCTTTTCGTTTACACAGTGACCATGTTTTACGAAGAGAAGCCTGTCAAGAAGCTAGGGTGAGTCTTGTCTGCCTGTTTTGGTTTTAAAGGTACCATGTACATGGTCTGACTTCAAAGGGTATCAACTCATGTTTGCTGTTTGTATGTTAACATACTGATATATATTGAATTTGCATTATATGTATCTGTATAGGAATATGGGCGACAACTAATTGGCCCTCAGGAGCAGTTAAAGAAAGCAACTGTCATCTTGAACCCGGCTGCATGCAGTGGGTAAGTCAGCCGCCAGCTCACAAGTTTAGTAGTTCTTTTTAGCCATGGCGACTTTATTGATCATATACTTCCGGTCTGATCAATAGGAAGGCCAACAACCTGTTTGAAAAGAATGCAGCACCCATTTTACACCTGGCTGGTGTGGAAGTGAAATTAGTGAAGGTActtctctcttactttctgcCGCAGCCATTTTCTCCGTGTATGTCTTGTGGTCACACGCATTATTTCTTCTGCAGACAGACTATGAGGGTCAGGCCAAGAAGCTGATGGAGTTGATGGAAAACACTGATATGTTAATAGTTGCTGGAGGAGATGGAACACTGCAAGAGGTAACCCTACTATTGTTCAGATTCATTACCAGTTATGTGTCATGCTTGGTATTATGTTCATTATATAATCctgttgatgtgtttgtacAGGTTGTTACAGGGCTATTGAGGAGACCCGATGAGGTGAGAGATTTTCTAATTATTGTGTGGGTATGGTGAAGTTAAATTAGAATCATTACTAGGTCATTTACTACTGGGTCAGTGAGaaacatctgaaaaaaaaacatgtattcCACCTACAGGGAGTGTTTAGTAGGACACCCATTGGATTCATACCACTTGGTTCCCAGAATTCCCTGAGCTACAGCCTACATCCTGTGACTGATGATAAAGTCAAGTAAGTATAACATGAGAGTTAGAGTATGGTAGAGGTGAAGTTAATGTGCCATCTCTGCCATTCTGAttcctgcctctctgtgtgtcttttggtATGTTTCTCTATCAGACGCATCACCTCAGCAACGCTGTCAATTTTGAAGGGAGAGACCATTCCCCTGGATGTTCTGCAGATTCAGGTGAGGCTATGTATGAAATTCGCATAGGTGAGAAGGAAATCTCACCTACCATGTGTTTTGCTGAGATGGATCATTTTGGGTCTTCTAGTATGATTGTTTTGGTTTGTATGTGATCCCCAGTGAGGCCAGTTTATATTTGATAACGTAttcattaggggtgggaatctcttggcacctcacgattcgattcgattccgattcagaggtcaacgattcgattctaaaccgattctcgattctaaaccgattatcgattatcaattctaaaccgataaaacgattatcgatgcatctcaatttttaaaacatttgagttttctactcagagtctgcaataatcgatgccgcttgcatttcaacacaaaatgaatgtgtacaaaaaaaaaaaaaaattagaatttttttttttttttttattattaaaaaaatcgattatgaacttttatgaatcgagacagaatcgttctagagagaatcgagaggaATCGAAAAATctatttttccccccacccctagtattcatgactgactgagtgacactgtgtgtgtgtgtgtgtgtgtgtgtgtgtgtgtgtgtgtgtgtgtgtagggagaaaAAGAACAGCCTGTGTTCGCTCTGGTCAGTCTCCGCTGGGGGGCTTTCAGAGATGTAGCTGCCAAAATCAGCAAGTAAGCAGCCGCTTCAAATACttattatacatatacacaccacacatgtaaAGAGCACATACCTCATGTATTTCGTGCATGTGTCATATAATTTCATTTTACTTATAGCCTTCAGCCATTTGCAAGCTGCATAATTATGGTTGTCCAAGGGTTGATTATGACCTGTtacttctgtttgtgtttgtgccttcAGGTACTGGTACCTTGGCCCATTGAAGACCAGAGCAGCTCATTGGTTCAGCACACTCAGGGTGAATTTCCTGCAATGTCTTTTTAATGTCACCAGATATTTTCCAGTTAATGGGATAACCTGAGAAAGACCTGGTTTGAAAGCAGCTGTTTTTGTGGACAGTGGATGTGCATAAATCTACAAAAAAATTTTTTTACCGCTATAACATACCCCTTTCATAACAGTATTCGACCAGGGTTAAACCTGGGTTGATTTTTAGTAGATAGGTGTCAACCCGGGTTAATTGACACAGCTTCTCGACCCACCTCTTGACCTGGATCGGACATTGGTTGATTTTGTGATGAATCGCATGTGAGTGTTGACAGACtgagatatctgtgtgtgtgtgtgtgtgtgtgtctttactaGGAGTGGCCTCAGGTGCGACAGGCCTCCTTGTCCCTGCTGCCCCCTGTTCCCCGACCAGCAGATGAAATACCACAGAAACTCACACGCCCCAATCTCGCATATCGCATCGCCCGCAGGCTGAAGAACTACTGGAACCCTCCTGTAATAGGTAATACTGTaacagtgcgtgtgtgcgtgtgctaaactgacagtatgtgtgtcagtcaaaactttttttaaacattgaTGTTAGTACTGTCTTCTGCCTGATTTTGGAattcatactgtgtgtgtgtgtgtgtgtgtgtgtgtgtgtgtgtgtgtgtgtgtgtgtgtgtgtgtgtgtgtgtgtgtgtgtgtgtgtgtgtgtgtgtgtgtttagaaccTCCtaaagagccagagccagagcgaTGGGAAGAGATGGAGATCTCTACGGCAGAGCTGGTAGTCAGCACCCAGAACAAAAACCCTGTGCAACGGGTCAGTACTCTAggataactaactaactaacttatTATTCTCTCATTATAAATGGGTAGTACTCTTGGATAACTAACTACCGTACTATTCTCTCATTATTCACTGTGCGAGTGTATccttaactctgtgtgtgtttgtttgtttgtttgtttctttctttctttcagcgGGCAGATGATGCAATGCTGGTCTGTGTGGAGCCAGATGCCCTCACTGTTGGCCAGTTCATCACTATGGGGTGAGTCAATCGGTGAGGGGGTTTGTCTTGAAATTTAGCTTTTGATTAGAAATGTCTGAGTTTAGAtgtatctttttttcttgttgtgtatgtgtgtgtgtagcactgaGAAAGCAGAGGACCCTTCGGTGTGTATGCCCAATGCTGTGAAACTGGAGGCCAGTGCCTGCAAACTTAACCCACAAGAGGTAGGTTGTTTCTGTCTGCATAGATGAGTTGCATGCTGGTTATTTAATTCTACGTTCAAGTGTTTCTAGCTTGTCTGCATATCGGTTGTCTTCATCTTTGCCTGTGTTCATTTGTGAACCTGTTTCTTTTCATCTTGCTATGATGGTCATAAGAGAGGaatttaaataaacacatttacacacacttttcctgCTCTGTCATCAACTGGAAGGTCTTCGCTCTGAGTGGCTGAGCGTTAATGGTTGTTCTCTTTCCAACCATAGGAGGGCGCTGGCTTTTTCCACATTGACAATGAGGAGTACGAGGCAATGCCAGTGGAGGTGAGGCTGTTGCCACGGAAACTGCATTTTTACTGCTCTGGGGAGCGccgcgagcagctactggctgAGACGGCATGAGCCCCACAACACCACCGGGCAGCAACAGGGATAGGAGaggaagatttaaaaaaaaaaaaaaaaaaaaaaaagtcttagtATTTTGGtactctcacccccctctctctcctgctgccttCCAAGCCATCTGTGTACCACACATTCTGGATTTCATAGAAAAAGCATCATTCAGAAGGACCAATCGGATGTCTGCCGAACATCCACATTAGGGGGGAGGCCAGAGTGGGCATGTCCATATGTCTGATCTCGGACCAGtcagaacataaaacataaaacataaaaattcACATGCTTTTTAGTTTACATGTGCAGCTGTACAgaattattcatttatttggttAGGTGCTGGGTTGCTTTCAGTGACAAGCTTGAGGAATTGCAGTAATTGAGTACTTCTAACCCTCTGTCAAAGTCATCAAAATATTAGAGTTAATgagtaatataaaaaaaatatttcaccaCATATTTACTCGTCTGTGTTTGtacaactctctttctctgtttaagTTTAACTATGGCCATACTGGCCCAGCTTTTTTGCCGATCCCaagatctttaaaaaaaatctttcaatCCTCACAAAGGAGAGTTTATTGTTTACTGTGTGCCATTTGTTTATAACGGTGAATAGGTGTTGGTGGTTTTAAATGATGATATTCACAGCGCCTCTCATGCTCACAGTACCAGCCCACAGTGGTATCTGGCAGCTAACATAATTACTTATGTTTCCCTTACATGTGATTATTCAAACACAAAGGTGGCAAAACTACTTGGGTCTACATATACTACCTATACCTCTACCTATACACTAAACCAAATGATTTCCTTATATTATAGTTATGATATAGTTCCACAAGGACTCATTTTCAGTTCCCAAGTAAGGGGCAGCAAGCAACACGTCACATATTAGAGAGGTCAGCCTTATATACACATAAATATGGCTCCCAGTTGGTGCAATTTATTTACAAACTGTACAGTACATTCCCCACTCTTTTCAGTCCTTAGAAATACACAAATTCACATGGACACTTAAAGAAAATATCACGCCAAATGCTGGCTATAAGCGTGTAAAGAAGTACAAAGCGTTTTGTTGTAGATTATAAATTCCAGCCAAAATGCACAGTGAGGAGAAATCATGACAAAGATATTAGCAAATTTCCATTTCACATCTTCACTCTCCCTTCATTACAAAAACTCATTGCAACAGGTGAGCATTATTCATTTAAATATTGCTGTGTTACATATTTATTGAACTATTGGAATGCAGaagaacaatgaaaacaaagcaGGGATTTTATTTCACTGGAACACTTCAAATTTTGTGTCAGCGAGTGCCAGCACTCGTCAAAGTCAAAATAATACAtcatgattcattcattcatcctcaggttcatttcatttttaatcaCTAAGGTTTTTACAGTAGAAGGTATCCCTTTTATTGTTTGGGGTtgaatttagaaaaaaaaaaattctacctAAACATTGGTGTGTCATAATGAGAGAGAACAGCTGCCTGAAATTAAAGGCTTACACCACAAATCTAGGGCCCACCAACATTTCTGACCATGAATTTGAAGGGAAAGTAGCTGGTCTGATCAGAAAAGGTGAAATATGAAAGGCCAAGTAAAAGGTTATTTTGGGTCATCAAccaaaactataaaaaaaaggaGTGTCTTTTAAGCCAATTCACAAAATGACCATTATTTAATTATGCATCATCAAGTCGGTTCACTCTTGAGCTTGGAACTTACATAACTACTATTCTGTTGAAGCCCTGACtctacgtaaacacacacacacacagcatttacagTCATGAATTCTCATAGGAAGTGTTTGTTATCTCAGATCGTCTTTGCTCGTTTTGAAGAGATGTCGCTTTTTACTGATTCATTCATTTGAATTAGAATATTCAAATTAATATTACCATTCCAATAATTGTGATTTGCTACGGTAAGTGAGTAGAGTCTATAAACCACGATGTGGGGACCGTGAGGGTTGGCCCTTCTCTGGGCATGGCAAAGAGGAGGCACTGACCAGAGGGGTGCAGAGGACCCCGGGCACAACAGATGGGGTCTGTCTGAACAGAACAGGAGGGTTAATCCCCCCCAAACCCTCCCACCCCAGTAGACGCATCACTGGGACCAGCTCACAGTACACAAATGAGTCTTAGTTCAGGGAAGAGGGGAGATATGGGTTGCTTCGGAGCTGAGAGGAGCAatacagacagacgcacacacagacacacatacatgcatacaaatacGTGGCCCTCTATAACTATAGAGTGAAATGTGCTGAGGATTACACTTGATCGATAGCAAGTCTCATCTAAAATCTGGTGCAATCTAACTCAACTAAACAAAAAATGAGCCCAAGTTcagcaaagacacatacacgcacagaccAGGGACACCTGCTGATTAGGACGGACCATCACCACAATCTGGCTGCCCAGACTACACAGGAGTGGTGGGACATCGTCTCTCCCAAGGaatttcaaaaacacacacaaaatgtataaGCACATCCATGTTGTCACATCAGATTGTTGTAGTGCAGCTTTAGTTGATTATGGTCATAGAATCACATTCATGGAGGTTTCCCAGAAAACTAAACACAAAGCAATGAGCCACACTGTTGAACAATTCACACATATCCGTGTCAAAATACATATCTCGTGTCCAGCAGAATCATTAAATAACACAAGTCCTAACAACACAAAAGCTTTCCCTTAAGTCTTCAGAAAAAAAGGGACACTGGTGTAGACTGGTGGCAACACAACAAATCACACTAATATTAATGTTAGCCAGTAAACAATGTCCTTTAAAATACAGCCATCAATCAACGCAAAATATCTCCCACCATTTTGGACCGCATAACCCTTGCTCATAAAAAATGGCTTCCACAAAAGGGGAGGGAAATCTGGCAAGAACTGAAGAAATACCACGAGGAGTAATGCCCctcctttctgtttgtctgtcagctgTCAGGAAGGCTCTAGCTTTAGACAGCACAACTTCACATGAAGGCCAGCAAGCTGTATGGTATAAAACCGACTGAATAACAGctatgatttttttatttagcagAAAGACTACAGAAGAAAACACAACCTGAGAAAACCCCTACTGATGTCAAATCGACAGCAATGATCACAGCCGTTTGAAGAAACAAATGCGGTCTACTGAAAGCCAAGTGAAAGTGACTGAGAATCTTGTAGTTCCCTTTTTGAGCTGAAGACTAAAGAACTGAAACTGATGTAATGTGTGCATACTGTAGTCAGACAGCACCTAACACTGGAATGGCTACAGCCCACATGCAGCCCTGACACGGCCCTGGCCCATCCAGATAGTTCTCCAGAGATAGCTACTCTAGAGCAACTGACCTCTAATACAGATAAAGCCAACACAGAGCTGAGGGACTGAACAGTAGATACAACACACGGGATACATGATGGCAGGCCAGATTGAGGAACAACAAAATCGCAATAAAGCATCAGGTCTGCATGTCAACAGTCACAAGGAATCCAGCGGTACTGTCGTCAAATGCGGGGCACGGGTGTCCAAGCGGTACTGACAGATAACTGTAAATATGCATTGTGTGCGTCCAGTGTATTTCCAATGTGCTGTGTATACAGGtgttatgtctgtttgtgtgtgtgtgtgtgtgtgtgtgtgtgtgtgtgtgttcatggttgAAGTCCTAGGTAGAGTGGGACCACAGACCTAGActgaggagaggacagacagcagcCCACTGTGACAAAGCAGGACTCCGCATCAGTGAAGCTAGAAAGATGGATGATTGACAGATAGCTAAAGATGGACTGATACACGACAGCATTTAAGGAATGGATGGATCAGTCCCTGGGTTGCGGATTGATAGTCCAGGGCAACAGCTCACTAACCAGGCAAGCGCACTGATCTGCCAGGTGTAACCgcctcacagcacagcacagcacagcaggacAGTACAGGGACATGGGGGTCCAGGCAGTATTGGTGCTGGTCTGCAGATCAGGGAGTGGTCCAGGGTGAGAATCAGCACCCTACTCCCCCAGCCCTGAGAGGAGGCGCTGGACAGAAGAGCTGGGGGCGTCAGGCAGTGTTCACTGTCCAGGCCTGTGATTCA
Above is a genomic segment from Clupea harengus chromosome 3, Ch_v2.0.2, whole genome shotgun sequence containing:
- the agk gene encoding acylglycerol kinase, mitochondrial, with amino-acid sequence MARVVKVFRTLRNHWKKSTFAVCVLSYGGHWLYGKHSDHVLRREACQEAREYGRQLIGPQEQLKKATVILNPAACSGKANNLFEKNAAPILHLAGVEVKLVKTDYEGQAKKLMELMENTDMLIVAGGDGTLQEVVTGLLRRPDEGVFSRTPIGFIPLGSQNSLSYSLHPVTDDKVKRITSATLSILKGETIPLDVLQIQGEKEQPVFALVSLRWGAFRDVAAKISKYWYLGPLKTRAAHWFSTLREWPQVRQASLSLLPPVPRPADEIPQKLTRPNLAYRIARRLKNYWNPPVIEPPKEPEPERWEEMEISTAELVVSTQNKNPVQRRADDAMLVCVEPDALTVGQFITMGTEKAEDPSVCMPNAVKLEASACKLNPQEEGAGFFHIDNEEYEAMPVEVRLLPRKLHFYCSGERREQLLAETA